Proteins encoded in a region of the Nicotiana tomentosiformis chromosome 9, ASM39032v3, whole genome shotgun sequence genome:
- the LOC138898743 gene encoding uncharacterized mitochondrial protein AtMg00860-like gives MDPKKIKGVQNWPRPTSATEIRSFVGLVGYYHQFVEEFSSVSAPLTKLTQKGALFRWSDECELRFQKLKTALTTISILVLSSASGSYKVYCDASRIEIGCVLMMEGRVIAYASRQLKPHKKSYLVHYLELPAIVHTLKI, from the coding sequence atggatcctaagaagattaagggagttcagaattggcctagacctacttcagctaccgAGATTCGGAGCTTTGTGGGTTTAGTGGGTTATTATCACCAATTCGTGGAGGAGTTTTCATCTGtctcagccccattgaccaagttgactcagaagggtgctcttttcagatggtccgatgagtgtgagttgagatttcagaagctcaagactgctttgaccacaataTCAATTCTAGTTTTGTCATCAGCATCAGGTTCGTATaaagtttattgtgatgcttcacggattgaaatcgggtgtgtcttgatgatggagggtagggtgatcgcttatgcttcacgtcagctgaagccccataaGAAGAGCTACCTAGTTCATTATTTAGAGTTGCCAGCCATTGTTCACacattgaagatttga